The Aliidongia dinghuensis genome includes the window GGATGCTCTCTGGCTCGCCACGGAATTGCGCGAGCAATTCCCCTGGCTCGGCGCCGCCATAGACGACATAGCGTCCGAGCTTGCATTGGCGCAGCGACTCGGCCGAAACACGTTCCAGCTGCCGCCGACATTGTTCGTCGGCGATCCCGGTGTCGGGAAATCGACGTTCGCCCGCTGGCTCGGTCTGCTGGCCGGCGTGCCGACAACGACGCTCATGGCGGGAGGCGCCTCGGACAATCGGACGCTGGCGGGAACCGCGAGGGGCTGGAGCAGCGCCACACCGTGTTTCCCCTTAGAAACGATTCGGCGCACTCGCATCGCAAACCCCATCGTCCTCGTCGAGGAGATTGATAAATCCGCCAGCAACAGCCGAGCGGGACGGATTGCAGACACGCTGCTAGGCATGACCGACCCGCTGCTCTCGCGGCGCTGGCTCGACGAATGTCTCCAGGTCGAGGTAGACCTTTCGCAGGTCACCTGGATTCTGACCGCCAATCGCTTGGATCGCGTACCGCCGGCTCTCCGCGCACGGTGCCGGATCCTGCGGTTCCCACGGCCGCGCGCCATCGACTTCGAGGTGCTGCTCGCGGGCATCCTGCGCGACATCGCCGAGCACTATGGCGTCAAAAGCGACATGCTGCCCGAACTGGGTAGCGACGTCGTCGAGCGCCTCAGGGACGGTTTCAGCCGGGGCAATCTCCAGGCCCGGCAGCTCAGCAACCTTGTCCGCCGGGCGCTCGCGCTGCAGGTCGCAGCCGACTCGGTGGAGCCACGCCATTGAGCTATTCCGGTCCCACAATCGAGATCGCCGGGGCGAGCCGCGCGCGCCGAGTGAAGCGACGCTTCGATGCCGTCATCACGATCGAAGATCCTGGCCTGCCGCCGAGCCGGCGGGTGCGGTTTCACCGAGTGCCGCACCCGGACCACCTGGTGCTTATTTTCGAAGATCTTGATGAACCGCACCCGCCCATCATCACGGCGACCATCGAGCACGTCGAGGCCGCGATCAGCTTCGCGCGCGAGCGGCCGGCGGCGTCGCTTCTGGTGCATTGCCATGCAGGTATCGGCCGGAGCCCTGCGATCGCGCTCGCGATCATCGCCGATCGATTGGGGTCAGGGTTCGAGCCGGAGGCGCTCGGCGAGCTGTTGCGCCTCAGGCCGATGGCGGTACCGAACTTGCTCGCGATTAAGCATGCCGATGCAGCGTTGGACCGAAACGGCAAGCTGCTGGCTCTCGTCGAAGAATGGGATGGCCGGCACCCGCGCAATAGGCAGCGTCGCGCGCTGAATCGGCAGGCCATTCTCGATGCCTACCCAAGCCTGCGGCGCAAACATGGGCCGGCCAGACTGAACGACAGTTTCGGCGCCGATCGCGTCGCTCTAAAGGGCCCATTGTCGTCGGACATTGAGTTCGATTTCTAGGTTGCTCGGAGACATGACGTCACCAACGAGGATCTCGTGCGCAAAAACAAAAGTACTTGGGATGAGTGATACGCCGTGATCAGCAAAGTAGCTCGATCGGGCCGAGTGCCGTCTTGAACGCGTCCACGCTCGCCCGCATGGTCTCGGACTTTTGTAGAGTTCGAGTTTCCCCCCTCCTTCCGCCTAGGGAAACCGAGGCATTCAGGCAATACCTAGTCGGTCTGGTCCAAACGCGAACTCAGCCACCGCGCATCAGCAAGGCCTATGGGTGGGAGCAGATCGCCATCGACAGCAAGCTGGATGCCACCACGTTGGAGGCGATCAACGAGCAGCTGCGGCCCGTCCTTGATGCGATCGTTCGCGGTCTTCCGAAACTGCCGCCCCTTCCGAAGCCAAAGCGCAGCAAACCGGCCCGAGCGATACCTGCTCCAATTGTCCCGCGAACTCCACCTATCGCCGTGGAGAGAGCGCCAAAGCGTTTGCGCAATGCGACAAGTGTCGCCACAGCCCCTCCGACCACGGATGCCGTCAGGGATGTCGAGGGGCTCCCTATGCCCGAGCTTCGAAGGAGGCGCGGCAGGTCACGCAAACCAGTTGTCGAATTTCCGGAGCCCCGGTGGTCCATTTGTGAGGAGCCCGCCGACTTTTTCGACGCACTGCGGACGCACATGCGGCGACATGGAGACTCGCCGAATTCGTTGTATCGCGCCGTAGCAGCGACCGGTGTCAAACTCGGGAAGTGGACGATCGACACGTGGTATCAAGGTCGCCGCGCGCCGCGCGCTCTCAACAGCATGTTGATCTTGAGCCGGATCGAGCGGCGATATCAGCTCCCTGACGGATATTTCGCCAGCCGGTTGCCCCACCGCAATCGCGCCCTCGTCGGACATGAGATCGAGGGAATTGCCGGCTCTGAAATGAGGCGTCTTGCCTGGCATCTTCCGAATGATTTCGCGTCCCGCTCGCCAATCGAACAGGAAGAGATCCTAGCTTGGGTCAGGACCAACATTGTCTCTGGGACGACCGAATATCGGCGCTTCCAATCCGCGAGCATGAAGCAGCGATACGCGCTCCGCTTTCCGGGGGTCTTCGGGCAGCATTCGGCTCGTTCAGAGCAAACTGAAGAAGGCGCGGAGGCGTCGGCCGACCCCGAGCTGGCATGGGGAACGCGCGTCGCGTCGAAAATGCTGACCGAGCAGATGTCGCGGCTGCTGCAATTCAAGACCTCAACGCTTGCCACTGCCGGCTTTCAACGTTCCGGTGTCTGGGGAGAAGAGACGGCTGCCCAGAAGCTTGAACATCTCGCGCTGATGTTCGGAGCGCTTGCTGCCGAGCCCCATGGGCCGGTCCAGGGGTTGGGAGTGCCTATCCGCAGTTTGTCCCTGGCCATGCTGATCTTCCCGGCAACCTGGGACTGGTATGTGCAATGGCGCGAGCGCCGACGAGGCTTCTATACAAATTGGGAAGTCAACATGCTCAGCCTGGGCCTGGCCCTAGCCCGAGCTGAGACAGGTTGGCTCCGGCAATGCCCAGATTTGGCCGACACACTCCAGCCGATCGCAGGTTTGATCAGCGCTTCCGACATCGATGCGGCGCGGGCGAACTGGGGCGCTGCGTGCGACTCGGTTCACAAGCACAATCTCTCACGGATTAAGGAAATCCAACGAGTCGCCCGCGTCCATCGGGATCCGTTCGAACCGATCCTGCCGATCCTTGAGGCACCTAGCCCTGTTGGTGAATATCGCAAGATTGCCGAGGAAATCCTTAGGCGGATGCCCGATGAGAGGAGATACCCGAGAGCAGCCGCCGAAGCGGTGCGATCATTCCTGATGCTCAGGATCGGAATGCACCTCGGGGTCCGGCAAAAGAATATGCGTCAGCTGCTGTTCCGCCGACGGGGAGAGCCAGCCTCGACCGAGCGTTATCTTTCGGACCGGAAACGTGGCGAATTGCGTTGGAGCGAGCGAGATCACGGCTGGGAGGTGCTGATCCCCTCCATCGCGTTCAAGAACTCGGACTCCTCCTACTTCGGCGGGAAACCGTTCCGACTGCTGCTGCCCGACTTGGCTAATCTATACACTTTCATCGACAGCTATCTCGCTCGACATCGCCCGGTTCTGCTCCATGGCGCCAACGATCCGGGAACCTTCTTTGTGAAAACCGCGAAAGAGACCTCATCGAGCGCTGCCTACAACCAGGCGACCTTCTACGAGGCCTGGCGGCTCATCATCCAGCGGTACGGGATCTACAATCCCTACACCGACCGGGGCGCCATCAAGGGGTTGCTGCCACACGGGCCGCATAACATTCGGGACGTGTTGGCGACACATATTCTCAAGCAAACCGGATCCTTCGAGCAGGCGAGTTACGCAATTCAAGACACGCCGGATATGGTTGCCAAACATTATGGCCGGTTCTTACCGCAGGATAAGGCAGCCCTTGCAGCAGGAATACTGAACAAAGTTTGGGAAGCGGCCTCCGCCGCATGAATACGATCGCCGCTCGGGTGTCGTCCAAGCTACGGGAACCCGCCAAGCGGCGTGCCGGCGTCACTGGCGGTTCGGCGCTTATGAACTGGCCCTCGTGGGGCCACGAAATCTTTCCTTGCCTTCCTCAATCTCGCCGCAGCCAAAATCTGGCTACCGAGCTTTGTCAACAGAACCTAACGGATAATCCGCGACTGTCTGCCGATCTTCCGTTGTCGTAGAAACGACTGTTGATGATGATCTCCCGCCCTAGTTTGCGACAGAAGTCTGAATTGAATGTGGCGTAAATTTCTCAATAGCAACACCAAAAAGATTGGCATATGCCGAGACACAATTCCCCGCCCTCAAATTTGCCATAGCATTCAAGAAATCAAGTCGAGACATCCGCAATATTAATTTAACTGGTTTATTGACGTAAACTTGAATCAGTATGGCATTATTATTCCAGAAATAGACACAAAAACCATGATTGCATTCGGACGGCTCCCCCTGCACGGCGAAATGGAAAAAAGCCCCTTCGGGAGTTCCGCTGTTTGGGCCGAGTGCCGTCGAGTTTTCTGCAGAAGTATAGTTCTCACCGGCCACCTTTTGAAGCAAATCACCGGCAAAATAAAAACAAGGTATTTCACCATCCGTATCGTATTCATGCATAAGAGAGCCGGCGGGCTTCTTGCCAAATCCACGAAGGGTGTCGCGAAGCGCCGCCAGAATCTGATAAGGAAACGGCATGATCCGCAATCTCACGCTAGTATCATTGCGTGAAAACCGTAGCATCTTTCTTCCCCAAGTGGCAAGAAGGCAGCGAAGGACTGGCGCTCGCCCACCATATAATCTGCCAAAGTAGTGCTAGGTCTTCTGCCATCCGTTCAAGCCGCCGAGCCGGAAATCCTGAATGCCATGTTCTGAGACCACCGGCCAAGGCCCTCCGGCTCACGGTCGGCGGGTTGATTGATCACCGCCCGGTGGGAGAGCGGCGCGCGATACCGCTCTCCCACCGGAGCCGTCTGGCCGGATCCGCCGAGGCCGTGCAAAGCACTGAGCTAAGGCGCGAAGCTGGAGCGTACGGCCTTCTGTTCGGCAGCTTGGATACCGGGCGCTGCCCAGCGGGTTCGATTGTTCATCCTGGACGCGCCAGCTAAGGTCCGCCAGGAGGAGAAGACAATGGGCGAACGCGATCCGAACATCGTGACATCCGGGTTATCCGGCTCTGTGACGCGCGACGGCATCACCGTGGCCGTCAACATCTTTCGTCTTGAGGATCAACCTGGCTGGACGCTGGAGGTCGTCAACGCCAAAGGCACGTCCACCGTGTGGGATGATCCGTTCAACACAGACGACGACGCTTACGCCGCATTTCTTCAGGCCGTCTCGGACGAGGGAATAGCGACCTTCCTCGATCAGGCAACCGTTATACCCTTCCGGCGATAATCGACCCATGTAAGACGCTAGCGCTTCGTTACGATGATCTCTGAAGCAGACCCGTCTGATGCCAGGTCTTTCGGGTCTGCGCCGCAAATCTGCCCGAGGCCGGGTCGGACATGATTGATGGCGAACCGATCGTGTTTGCGATATTGCCGTGCAAGCTTTCCGGATGCCTGGGAGGGAAATTGGTGCAAAATCCAAATGATCTGATTACCTCATTCAACGCACTTTCCCAGTCCCAGAAAGCTGTGCTGTCCGATTACAGAGCGTCTGGCCCATGGCACGGCGGCACAGCTCTTGCCTATGACATCAATCTTTTACTCCGGAATTCGGGTGCGCCACCGGCCGGCGTCGCCGCGACGATTATCGCCGAGCTTGACCAGGCAATTGCGGCAGCTGGCCAATTAAGTCACCCACTTACCGTCTATCGTGCGATGGGTGACATCTCTGGCATGACGCCGCTTTCGTCGGGTGCGACTTGGCGGCCACAGACCTATCTCTCTACGTCATTGTTCTGGAACAATCTCCAGACACACTTGGTAGCGCCGCCTGGCACATCGCTGCCGGAGGCGGGCATGCTTACCATCCGTCTCCCCAGGGGAACGGCGGTCGCATATCTTGGAAGCGTTTCTCACTCTTCCAGCGAGGCTGAGATGCTGCTTGGCCGACTCCACGAATTCAAGATCATCACCGAGAGCGCAGGAAACATTAAATACTACACTGATTCGTTCCGTGCTTGGAACTTCAGCGGCTTACGGGAAATCACTTTGGAGCTGGTGAAGTGACCTTTCTGGGATCGTTAAACTTGATCTGATGTTGTAAAGTAGCCAATGAGCCGAGCGTTCGGGTTAAGCGCGACACAAACCGTCAGCGGCCTGACCGGCTTCCGCCCGAGCCGGCCTATCGTTTTTCGTCTGAGGCTAGATTTGTTTTAAGGGCCGTTACGCACGAATTGAGCGTAAATTAACAGTAATAGACGGGGGCAGAAGTGTCCGACAGAGACGATCAAGCTTCATCCAGATTCATTGACGAACTATCAAATGACGATCTGGTCGCAGACATTAAAGATGTTGGGCCAGAATTCTCTTACTATGTGCCACTGATACGGATTAGACAGATCAGCGGTGTAGCCCAAGAAAAGAGACTTCTCTGCTTAAAAAAATATCGGGCGCGATCCAAAAAGAAAAAGCAAGTGCAGCTTGCCACTGGTATTCTGTCTTTGATTTCTGGCGGCGCCACCTCTGCATTGTTCCTTCCGGCGATGGATCTCGTTGGAACAAAGCTTTTTGCGGCGTTGGTGGCCTTTAGCTCCGGCCTGATCGCTCTGATTTCCCACACGTATCTTGATGAAAAGGAGACGGCAAAGTTAAACGAAGCAGCTGATGCTTACGCGGAGCTTCGGGCTCGTGCCGATATCTTCTTAGAAGGCAGCCAGCGTAATTTTGAGAAAATCGATCTAGTCTTGCGCAACTTGGTGCAGCGGCAGGCAGAAGTTCAGCGGAAATTTGATAGTTTAATGGATACGGAAGTTATCGAGCGCATTGCAAGAGAAATACTTGATGAATCTAGAGATAGGGCGAGACAAGAAATTGCCGATATCATGAGGCGGGCAAAGCGCAAACCCAAATCTCGAATTAAGTTAAAAGCTATCGCCGATTCAAGCGCCTTGAGGCCGAATGTTATCGACGATTCGAACGAATTAAAGCCGAATGTTTTTGATTATTTGGACGCTATGAAACCGAACGCCGTTGAAGATTCGGATGGTCTCAAGCCGAATGCTGTCGATAACTCCGATGGGCGGTTGACATGAGACGAGACCGGCCTCGCGGCATAGGGTGGAGGCACGACTGCGCTACCGAGACCTACGCTCAACGGGCTGTCGTCAAATCTCAAGAGCCGCCATTCCACTAAGCTTCCGGCCATCCGTCTGGCAGACCCAATATCTCGCCCATCGATTGCCCGGCAGCGATGCGGTAGCGCCCCTTTTCGGGCTGAAAATCGTCCACACCCAGATCAAAGGGTGGTACCGGTGCCGTCGTCCAAGGGTTACGGATCAGTCGCCCACGCCGTACAGCGAAATTCCAAGGATCGATCCGTTCAGTAGAAAGAACGGCGCTCAAGCCCTTGCGGCGAGCGCCGCTAGGCCCGCTCCAGACGCCATCCGGATTTCGGCCCTCGCGAGAGGCAAGCCCGTCAGCTGTCTGTTCCAGCACCATGCAGGGCGAGCCGAGCAGCGCATCGATGGCGGCATCCTCGCGAGCGAACATCCCGAGCGCGTTGACCGCGACCACGTAAGGCTGGTCGAGCGCGCCGTAGCGGCTGGCTTTCTTTTCCAACGCGCCCCTCACATCATCGGGGACCGTCACAAGCCCCGCCGGGAAGAACCGCGCCCCAATCGCGCGGCGAGCGCGCTCCGGATGCCGGCGGGGGAACGCACGCAGAGAGATCGTCGCCCCATGCTCTTGATGCTGGAACGGTGCTGCGTCCATCGCGTCGTCGTCGTCGGGCAACCCGGTAATCCATGCCCGCAAGGCCTTCGTCATCGCGTTGATCGATATCGGAGCGGTCGGAACGCCGTGGACGGTCAGGTCTAGGAAATGGCGCGGCGACGATGTCCGATCGATCGCGGTTAGCGCCTGGTTAAGCCTCGCCTGCGCGGCAACCTCTTGCTGCGACCGACCGGTGGCGAGGACGCATTCGATGTAGAGGCGGTGGCCTTCCTTCGCTTCCACTAGAAAGTCCGGGGATTTCGGCGTATGGGGCAGCTTCGGCTCGATTGCCAAGATCCGGTGCTCGCGGGCGAGCAGCAACTCGTGAATAAACAGCTCGAAGAACGCAGCACGATGCTGGTCGTCGATGGTCGAGCGAAGACGCGCAATTAGAGCGTCGCGGTGGTCGGCGGGATAGTGGGTGAGCCAATCCTCTGCCAGTTGACGCACACGCGCGGCTTCAGGCCGCCCAGAGCGATTCAGGTATGCGAAGGCGGCCTCGTGCTGCTCGGGTACGTTCGTGTCGGGCCGGGGGATGTCGTCGAAGATGAGCATGTTCGGGATTGCCGGCAACGCGCAAAGGAGAACCGAAATCTAGACCTAATCAGACGGCAGACCGGCCGTCGCTAGCTACGCCGTCTTCCTGACTGCCACTCCCTCGTCCACTAGGTACGCCAGCACGGCGTCTGCCATCGGCGCGACCAAGTCTTCGGGGAGTTCCACCGCTGCCCGCCAGGTGCCATCAGGTGCGCGGTAAGTCGGCAGATGGATCGAGGTGCCGCCGCCGGCAACGTGCCGCGCTTGGACTCCCCTTATCCAAAAGCCCACGCCACAAATCACAATCTCCACGTCCACGAAAGCAAAGACAGACTTGCTCTGCATAGGCGTACAGTTGCCGATCGTGAAATTCACCGTTTGGGTGGCCAAATCGCGCCCTGACATCACCGTCACTCAATTCGGAAGTACTGGATCCATAATAACCGAACTGAGCAAGTTTGTGCCTCTATCAATTATGGCCAATGGTACTGCCGAAAATCGTCAGCCGTTTCAGGCGGGCGCCTTCGCGATCGTCTTGAGCAGAGCGAGGACGGCGTTGCGTTCATTGACATGCTCGATGGCATAGAAGGCGCGGACCAGCTCGACGGTCTTGCGCTTCCTCATCAGATCGCTCGGGATCTCGTCAGCTGCGGCAACTGCTTCATGGGCGCGCTGCGCGGCCACCAGGCCACCCTCGACCTCGACGGTTTCGAAGAAGAACGAGACCGGGCAGTGCAGAATCAGCGACAGCTGAAAGAGCCGTGAGCCGCTGATGCGGTTGGTGCCGTGCTCATACTTTTGGAGCTGCTGGAATGTGAGGCCCAGCACCTTGCTCACCGCCTCCTGGGACAGCCCGAGCAGTATCCGGCGCAACCGGACCT containing:
- a CDS encoding AAA family ATPase; its protein translation is MNAQTEDPSYGTPLDGFDLLSLWRTMPLSHIDPALLQRLSGALIGHARRCEPNTERGDLLLRAQGRDASAWLALAEVYATTLARLWSSDDAIANARDRYCSCLLVAAALKSELAAVVLAVRLARTELQGTDIQLRLEALQELAETLDAASPVGQLRMMVATELGNKPNDREKIEPASERDEESEAAARPSMRVLLQKPQKPSDRDMKVIVESFAPLEKPVELLQAPDALWLATELREQFPWLGAAIDDIASELALAQRLGRNTFQLPPTLFVGDPGVGKSTFARWLGLLAGVPTTTLMAGGASDNRTLAGTARGWSSATPCFPLETIRRTRIANPIVLVEEIDKSASNSRAGRIADTLLGMTDPLLSRRWLDECLQVEVDLSQVTWILTANRLDRVPPALRARCRILRFPRPRAIDFEVLLAGILRDIAEHYGVKSDMLPELGSDVVERLRDGFSRGNLQARQLSNLVRRALALQVAADSVEPRH
- a CDS encoding tyrosine phosphatase family protein yields the protein MSYSGPTIEIAGASRARRVKRRFDAVITIEDPGLPPSRRVRFHRVPHPDHLVLIFEDLDEPHPPIITATIEHVEAAISFARERPAASLLVHCHAGIGRSPAIALAIIADRLGSGFEPEALGELLRLRPMAVPNLLAIKHADAALDRNGKLLALVEEWDGRHPRNRQRRALNRQAILDAYPSLRRKHGPARLNDSFGADRVALKGPLSSDIEFDF
- a CDS encoding ADP-ribosyltransferase, with protein sequence MIDGEPIVFAILPCKLSGCLGGKLVQNPNDLITSFNALSQSQKAVLSDYRASGPWHGGTALAYDINLLLRNSGAPPAGVAATIIAELDQAIAAAGQLSHPLTVYRAMGDISGMTPLSSGATWRPQTYLSTSLFWNNLQTHLVAPPGTSLPEAGMLTIRLPRGTAVAYLGSVSHSSSEAEMLLGRLHEFKIITESAGNIKYYTDSFRAWNFSGLREITLELVK
- a CDS encoding helix-turn-helix domain-containing protein translates to MRSKNGTTTTTEVYAGLTDEQLNAIDRAVGSQVRLRRILLGLSQEAVSKVLGLTFQQLQKYEHGTNRISGSRLFQLSLILHCPVSFFFETVEVEGGLVAAQRAHEAVAAADEIPSDLMRKRKTVELVRAFYAIEHVNERNAVLALLKTIAKAPA